The stretch of DNA AGTTATCCACAGAATTATCCACAGGCGGAATCGCGTGTGGATAAGCCTCGAGGCAGGTTTTCCACAGTTTCCACAGGCCCTATTAGTACTACTACTAGTTTTTAAAAAGAATAAAGAGAAAAAGAAGAATAACGAGCCAGACCGGAGGGCAGCGTGAACATCCAAGTAACCAAAAAGTTCCTGAGCGACAGCCTGGGAATCCTCGAACGCATCATCCCCGCACGCAGCAGCAACCCTGTGCTGACTCACCTCAAGATCGACGCCACCGAACGCGGGCTGTTCCTGAGCGGCACCAACTTGGAGATCGACCTCGAGGCCTTCGTTCCCGCGCAGGTGGACGGCGAGGCCTCGATCGTCTTGCCCGCTCACCTGTTCGCCCAGATCGTGCGCAACTTAGGCGGCGAGCTGGTCGAACTGAACTACGCAGGCGGCGAGCTCTCGGTGCAGTCCGCCGGCTTCAAGACCAAACTGCAGACCGGAGACCTCGAGGCCTACCCGTCGCTGAACTTTCCCTCGCATTCGGACCTGACCCTCGACGCCAGGGATCTGGCACGCTCGCTCTCGAGCGTGCGCTACGCCGCCGCCAACGAGGCGTTTCAGGCGGTGTTCCGCGGGATCAAGTTCGAACTGGGCGGCAACCGCTCGCGCGTGGTCGCCAGCGACGGCTACCGCCTGGCCATCCGCGACTTTGGGGCCGGACAGGGCGAGGCGCACAACCTGATCTTGCCCGCCCGCTCGGCCGACGAACTGGTGCGGGTGCTGCGCGAGGGCGAAGTGAAGCTCACCCTGGGGGGAAATACCCTCTCGGTTGCTGCAGACCGCGTGCGCATGAACCTCAAGCTGCTCGACGGCGACTTCCCGGACTACGAGCGGGTCGTGCCCTCGGACATCAAGCTCTCGGTGCGCCTGCCCGCTGCCCAACTCAAGGAATCGGTGTCGCGCGTGGC from Deinobacterium chartae encodes:
- the dnaN gene encoding DNA polymerase III subunit beta, which encodes MNIQVTKKFLSDSLGILERIIPARSSNPVLTHLKIDATERGLFLSGTNLEIDLEAFVPAQVDGEASIVLPAHLFAQIVRNLGGELVELNYAGGELSVQSAGFKTKLQTGDLEAYPSLNFPSHSDLTLDARDLARSLSSVRYAAANEAFQAVFRGIKFELGGNRSRVVASDGYRLAIRDFGAGQGEAHNLILPARSADELVRVLREGEVKLTLGGNTLSVAADRVRMNLKLLDGDFPDYERVVPSDIKLSVRLPAAQLKESVSRVAVLADKNANNRVEFLVSEGKLQLAAEGDYGRAQDTLEVDQSGNDAAMSLGFNAKFVTDALGPIDGDVLIQLSGPTTPAMFKSLDDSGYLAVVVPLRV